In Salarias fasciatus chromosome 2, fSalaFa1.1, whole genome shotgun sequence, one genomic interval encodes:
- the tmem271 gene encoding transmembrane protein 271, which produces MKLSGKGLCTIFSSTLLFVCALSEVVVGLRCVSLGSTVKAHFHLGAAAGAFYSGLLVGIGQVLLGAALLCCMEKPGCRNFFLLGVVVFLLGVLTAFSGAVVDGDTASLVERKYSHYCFHSVVVNPACEQLRDYQRSLVISTVLSTLECLLGLINLLVIKRYKSTQFSRSRQCPRPSAGAILFSEERDCSSVDFHPVSYINLGVFGVLDETGAEVQCGGHPSIELPGYSPADPELNHCFPFSYPIPSELPPAYEDIFPAVACNT; this is translated from the coding sequence ATGAAGTTGAGTGGGAAAGGACTGTGCACCATCTTCTCCAGCACCCTCCTCTTCGTGTGCGCCCTGAGCGAAGTTGTGGTTGGATTAAGATGCGTCTCTCTGGGATCTACGGTCAAAGCGCATTTCCACCTCGGCGCCGCGGCCGGGGCTTTCTACTCCGGGTTACTTGTGGGCATCGGGCAGGTCCTGCTGGGCGCcgcgctgctctgctgcatgGAGAAGCCCGGCTGCAGGAATTTCTTTCTCCTGGGGGTTGTGGTCTTCTTGTTGGGGGTCCTCACAGCCTTCTCCGGCGCCGTGGTGGACGGGGACACCGCGTCTCTGGTGGAGAGGAAATATTCCCACTACTGCTTCCACTCGGTGGTTGTGAACCCTGCCTGCGAGCAGCTGAGGGATTACCAGCGGAGTCTGGTCATCTCCACTGTTCTCAGCACCCTGGAGTGCCTCCTGGGGCTCATCAACCTGCTGGTCATCAAACGGTACAAAAGCACGCAGTTTTCCCGGAGCCGGCAGTGTCCGAGGCCGAGCGCCGGGGCCATCCTCTTCAGTGAGGAGCGGGACTGCTCCTCCGTGGATTTCCACCCGGTGTCCTACATCAACCTGGGGGTCTTCGGCGTGCTGGACGAGACGGGCGCGGAAGTGCAGTGCGGCGGACACCCGTCCATCGAGCTGCCGGGGTACTCGCCCGCGGACCCGGAGCTCAACCACTGCTTCCCCTTCTCCTACCCGATCCCCAGCGAGCTGCCGCCCGCCTACGAGGACATCTTCCCCGCGGTGGCATGCAACACATAG